The Cherax quadricarinatus isolate ZL_2023a chromosome 18, ASM3850222v1, whole genome shotgun sequence nucleotide sequence cacccatcagtcgactggtgtgggtcgcatcctgggacaaaactgacctaatttgcccgaaatgctcagcataacaagcggctttctatatagtagtatgtcactgatgtcagccaggactgtataccttgtacatgtacttgtagtaaataaagattttattatattattaatgcaCTACCGCAGCTGGTTATGCTGCTGGAGCACCCATCAATAACTGGTCCTATAACCttcaaactgaactgtttgccatactccttgcactgaaatgtgtCTATGTATTAATCTTGGTGCTTTACTTGTAACTGATTCTttatcatccataaatgctcttaaCTCCCTGAGTATCAActgtggtatacctgtgtcagaagccagacacaggtatgaaAGGATTGTGGACAGTGTGGGTAGACATAATgttagtcaggaaacagaacaagcgtttcctgatgcgggtcttagtcatatatgaCCTACAGCTGGAGATTTTTGTAATgtgaccaaggccttccactggtttaccggtccacctctttaaaaattatggttatgattataaccataaagGTTATTATTTTGTGGACAGTGGAATCGGAGTACACCTTCTGTGTATGCCATCTCACATTAGTCTTCAAATGCATGATAAAACTGATGAATTGGCCAAGTTATAAGCCTTCAAAGAGGGAGGAGATTGTATCTTGGGCTGTCAGtttatacgaaaagaacttcaattgcATTTCATTGGCTTGTGACTGAGggtgactgacaccagtcagttccTATCATCACTTTATCATGTAGGAGGAGTCACCTGTCACTATTGTGAggctctggctgggttaccagtatctctgggaGGTTCAATCACCACTATCTGGTGGTGACTGAATTTTATCACAACCaccatctggtggtggtgataaaattaataaattcagaaacaactcgctcagaaatgttcaacaaatgtcaaagtattttaccTAATACATGTCTGCATAAATGATTGTatccagatataaacatgtaaatagttcattacaaCTGTAACTTATTTAGCTATCAAAATTTtacggcccagtccctggacccattatgtacatctgaaatcttttgactaccacccacaccatgggtctggggtgcataataaagatataaaaCTCTCTCTCCAGGCGACGTGGAATTGTCTTTGGTTAGTGCAGCATCGAGCTTAAGCTTAGTGAAGAGAATGTTACAGTCACCTTCCATGTCCCCACCGAGCATGCGGAGGCTAGACAGGAAGTTGCAGGTTGGGATCCACCGGCTGTGACTTGGCTACCCTACCGCCAGAAGACTCATCGAACGTGTGCGAGAGGAGCACTGCTGCCATTGCGACCAGATGGTCCCCAAGTCACTAGTGCAATACCTGCTCGACTGCCCAGCGATGGTGCCACTCCGACGGAGGCACTTCCCAATGGCACCTGGGGACCCGACCCAAGAAGACACCGCAGCCCGGCTGGTGGACCTGGCCGTCTGAGACCTGGGAACTCTCATCCCTGTATTGGCTGCCCACCCGCCGCCTCGATGATGACGCCACATGTAGACGATGATTCGCCACTACCCCTCCTGTCTTTTGACTCTCCtactcctcctttcttccttcctttcaccccctaccttcccttcccaactgcttaaaaaaaaatccaatggaGCCTGCACTAATTTACTAGGTAGAAGCCTGAACGTACCTAGAGCCCATGCCACACAACCAACAATTGTTGGGGCAACAAGTGCCTGAAGGCCCTGGGCCCtgcttaccaggtgagaagatgggtataacaaacttattgtcccatcgtattccacttgaacctggtactagacctatctatatacctgcgtacagaatgcctcattcacaagttgctgtcgcagaagaattgatcaatcaaatgcttgatgatggagttattgcacctagcaattcgccttggaatgtgcccttgatcctagtacctaagaaggatggtacttggcgcccactgattgactttaggaagttaaatgcgaaaactattccagatcgcttcccacttcctgtacttggtgattttttacgtaacatcggagataacaaagttttttcaaccctggacttgttacaagagttttggcaagtccctcttcatgaggacagccaaaAGCTAaccgcattctccactcctacaggtcattatcacttcctccatatggcctttggattacgatcctcccctatcacgttctcaaggctcatgactaatatctttagaggtctcataggtaatgcacttatggtgtacttagacgacataatcgtcatgtctaaagacatggatacacacttgaaaagacttgatgtagtacttggtaagcttgaagaagccaatttaaagatcaatttttcagatcagaaatcaagtttcttggtctttcgtttggaccttccgtcaagaaagagcattccgaactctaaaagaaaagctaacatctgctccaattttgaaatttccagatttttctaagcctttctttcttacaactgatgctagttctattggcataggtgccatactagctcagaagactgatggcaagtacaacgcagttgcatttgctagccgagtccttacgaaggctgaacgtaattatacagtaactgagcaagaagctttagcaatagtatggtctttaaagcacttctgagacattatttatcagtatcCTGTTCATGaattgacagaccatgctccattgatacctttattccagaacaaacaacctactggaaggttagccagatggaccttgactatccaagagttcaatcctacctttgaacacttacctggcaagtcaaatgtagtcgcagatgctttatcgcgacatgttagtatagtaactgaagaccctccatttactgctgaggatgtaaagaatgctcaatgaacagatcccatgtggtctggtgtgattcgattcctgctccaggtagatcttattctgactgtgaagccaccagcatccatcagtgactttgtcatgaaccaagaattactgtatcgaacagccgagttgggtactcctagtagaagagtataccagttagtaattccagtcactagtgaatgtagccttacagctagttcacgatgtaccaagtgttgcacaccctggtatggatcgttcagtaaaacaagccagattgaaatatcttttggcctcatatggcaagtgacatttctgagtatgttaagaaatgtagtgtctgcatgcaacataaaggtaatgctaatggtcctaatccaatccaagtatatccaactacaagcgaaccgtgggaaagagttgtgctagatttgttaactaatttccagtgttccctccagggcaacaaacatctgtgtgttatggtagaccatttcaccagatattgtgagttaattcctattgcagataagactgccgagacagtagttaaagcgtttaaagaacgcattatctgcaggcataccacccctaagtccctagtaacagataatggaggtgaattctgtgatgagattcttgaaaatttgtgtaccttgtacaagatctctaaatccaccattgttcctcatcatcctgccagcaatgggttagcggaatgaaccaataagaaagtacttgatgtcttgagagctactatcaatcccaacagtgaaacttgggatgaagttatacctgatgtgcagtgtgctataaattctgcttgtttccataggtgacactccacattatgcattgtacggtgtagataaacgtttgccttatgagttgttttATTCTAACcagaaaccaaattacaaccctgatgatttcatagcaactcgtaccagcctaGCTTAaagcgtctttagaagaatccgtgaaacacttcataaatcaacagcagaatttacaagtgtTGCTAACACTCGGGCAAAGcagtccaaaatcaaagtaggttcgagagttatgctgactaactttaacaaaacgtttgcaatgcctaagcttcatcaaaagtttgttggtccttatcgagtagttgaacatatcactggcaataagtataaggttagagaaattagtactggtcagtataaagaatcgcatttagatcatatgaagttagtatgtgatgataatgatgttccaattGAGACTGTGACAGACTCTggcaatcctcctgatcctgtaccctctacctctaatactcagtcagacgatcaacctgaatgtcgttattccctacgtacacaacaggtattgagaaatcctctaGTATCATTTGtgactaccaattcagatttgcctcaaatacggcatgagttagccagtgctgcagagtttgatcctcccagaaatgacacccattctgcatatgtcaatctcaccctagcagagttggggttaaatgtaaataatctgtatagatgaataattacattaTCACCTTATCattattcaagaatttttttttgtgttcacgttctctccgaattctgagatttaacagtctatatatatatatatatatatatatacatatatatatatatatatatacatatagagatatatatatatatatatatatacatatatatataaatatacatatatatatatatatatatacatatatatatatatatatatataaatatatatatatatatatatatatataaaatatatatatatatatatatatatatatatatatatatatatatatatatatatatatatatatgtcgtgccgaataggcagaatttgcgatcttggcttaaatagcaacgctcatcttgccatataggacaagtgaaaatttgtgtatgcaataatttcgccgaaatcattctgaacctaacgaaaaaaatatatttcactgtgtttgtttagtattaaattattgtaaacaaatctaaaatatatatttagttgggttgtgctaaaataaattgctcttgttataataaggttaggtaagttttctaagattcttttggtgcaaaattaattttttttacattaatattaatgaaaaaaatatgtctttaaacgtataagagaaaatttcagaaaggacgtaattttaaatgagttcttgctaattgaccagttttacatattcggcacgacatatatatatatatatatatatatgtatatatgtatatatatatatatatatatatatatatatatatatatatatatatatatatatatatacatatatatatatatatacatacatatatatatatatatatatatatatatatatatatatatatatatatatatatatatatatatatatatatgtcgtgccgaataggcagaacttgcgatcttggcttaaatagcaacgctcatcttgccatataggacaagtgaaaatttgtgtatgcaataatttcgccaaaatcattttgaacctaccgagaaaaatatatttcactgtgtttgtttagtattaaattactgtaaacaaatttaaaatatatttagttgggttaggataaaataaattgttcttgttataataaggttaggtaagttttctaagattcttttggagcaaaattaattttttttacattaacattaatgaaaaaaatatatctttaaatgtataagagaaattttcagaaaggacttaattttagatgagttcttgctaattgaccagttttacatattcggcacgacatatatatatatatatatatatatatgtgtgtgtgtgtgtgtgtgtgtgtgtgtgtgtgtgtgtgtgtgtgtgtgtgtgtgtgtgtgtgtgtgtgtgtgtgtgcgtgtgtgtgtgtgtgtgtgtgtgtgtgtgtgtgtgtgtgtgtgtgtactcacctatttgtggttgcaggggtcgagtcacagctcctggccccgcctcttcgcttattgctactaggtcctctctctccctgccccatgagctctatcatacctcgccttaaaactatgtatggttcctgactccactacgtcactttctaggctattccacggcctgactactctatgactgaagaaatacttcctaacatccctttgattcatctgagtcttcaacttccaattgtgacctcttgtgtctgtgtcccttctctggaacattccgtctttgtccaccttgtctattccgcgcagtatttgtgggtgtatgacccacttaatacttaatatttgcaccaataactcattacaattgtgaccaggtgtggacgtatcagtggttcattactttgtaatttgttcatgactgtaaccatgtataggagtgaggctgattcattacctctgtaacttgccatgattgtgaccagatctacctggagttcagtacctttgtaactagttcagctatcataactttggggtccagtccctggacccattatgtacctttgtaatcttttgactaccgcccacaggatgggtatggggtgcataataaacatattaaactaactaaaattATCGTGtatgagctcattcctttctaggtgctccaccagtccttTCCTCATAAGCTTGTccatgtccagcacttgttggtttaCCCTCCAATTCCGGTTTACTGTAATCCAGTCTGTCTCCACTGAGAATACCTCTTTAAATTCTTAAATTTTGTgtttagctcttcacatactttgtCGTTTCATGTGATCCCCCTCTCcgtccttcctcaacctgattaccaggtctttgactgttgttgttttcctcctgatgtggctgtacaacagctttgggtcagatctggatctcgatgctatatcattctcgtattgccgctgggcctccctccttatccatgcacattcatttctggctcttcggctaatctccatattttcctgggttcattgtcttctatactttttccattctctagtgcacttagttatggcctctctgcacctttggatgaacaaagggctcgttctggtcttcccgttggtTCTGTTGCCCTTAGGTACGAACCTCTCCTCCGCCTCTTGGCATTGGGTGGTCACGTATTCAATCATTTCATTCACTGTTTTTTCCTACCATTCCTCTCCCCCACTGTACCTCAGTTttttagtttaatgtttattatgcatcccatacccatcctatgggcggtagtcaaaagattacagaggtacataataggtcctgGGActagactccaaagttttgatagctgagtaagttacagaggtaatgaactcacaattacaaatgtaatgaactcacaatttacaaaggttatGAACTCAcagtttacaaaggtaatgaactccaggtaggtcacaatcatgacaagttacaaaggtatttacagattacagaggtacgtaatgggtccagggactgggcccccaaagttttgatagctgaactaggtacaaaggtaatgaactcacaagttacaaaggtaatgaatcctgtaagaatggttacttgtacctcatgcaggaagtttctcatacctgtgtactaccctcttttatagtttggcttatCTCATCCTACTCATGCTGCTTCCCTCTCTACTTTTAGCACtacaatgtattcgaagctcaggaccacgtgatcactagcttcgAGGggactttcatatgtgatgtccccaatatctgaactactcaaggtgaatgtgAGGTCCAGCtttgctgatgtgtgtgtgtgtaatgtctaATTTATCTCTAATTTtggttatttaaaaaaaaaaacatatatctgGCAAAGAGAAGGCTTTTTATTTAACATGTTTGCATTTATTATAATAGAGATTCCTTATAAAGAAAACAATAATAAGATTTCACGCTCAGTGAAAAATTTTCAGAGCCCCTAAACATATacgtaataaatataataatctgCGCCATATTCAAAATAAATACATGTTTATATACCATGTCGGTAAATTTCTAGTTAAGAAAATTTATAACTATACTccctactaaaaaaaaaaaaactactttgtctagtgtgtgtgtgtgtgtgtgtgtgtgtgtgtgtgtgtgtgtgtgtgtgtgtgtgtgtgtgtgtgtgtgtgtgtgtggtgtgtgtgactcaacaatcaatatttgcaccaataactcactacagttgtgactgggtgtggaagtgtgaattgctcattactctataatttgttcatgattgtagccatgtataaacgtaagtaaccattctacagaattcattacctttgtaacctgtgagctcattacctttgtacctagttcagctatcaaaactttgggggcccagtccctggacccattacgtacctctgtaatctgtaaatacctttgtaacttgtcatgattgtgaccagacctacctggagttcattacctttgtaaattgtgagttcattacctttgtaaattgtgagttcattagctttgtaaattgtgagttcattacctctgtaacttgctcagctatcaaaactttggagtccagtccctggaccaattatgtacctctgtaatcttttgactaccgcccacaggatgggtatggggtgcataataaacatattaaactattaTTGTGTTACATTTGTCATGTAATATTTATATTACTTATATTATTATAGACGCGGCAGCGGcaagcggcaacaggaaccttgtcctcaaTTTTtgcttctacctgaggttcccagcagccctgtGATGGcctaatcaagacccacataacactaacatgtgtggataagaaaagcttttgacacagtagaccacgacatcctactccacaaacttgaccattatggtataagaggccatgcgcttgcatatttcaaatcctaccttactaataggtatcagtttttttttttattcgccggtattcagtatgtcaccattaaagacacagcatcatcaacacggccacttgatactggagttccgcagggaagtgtccttggacccctgctcttccttatttacatcaatgatcttccaaacgtatcccaatatctgaaacccattctctttgctgacaacacgagttaggtcatctctcaccctaatcttgccaccctcaacaccattgttaaagagatgctcaaaatatcaacttggatgacagccaataaacttacacttaacactgacaaaagctactatattatgtttggtagcagagcaggtgttgcgcaacttaacattaagatcgacaacactctaattgccagacataatgagggcaaattccttggcctataccttgacaacaacctgaatttcagcacccatatccaatacataacaaaaaaaaatatccaaaacagttgggatcttTTCCAAGATACgacactacgtgccgcaaactgcccttctcacactataccattcactcatttatccatacctcacctatgctatttgtgcttggggatcaactgcagcaacacacctaaagccaataataacccaacgaaAAGCCGCAgtgagaataatcactaaatcccatccctggcaacacacacccccactcttcatagatctaaacttacgccatgttcagaacatccacacttactactgtgcaatctacaggaccttaaattccaatattaatcttgacctaaaacgctttcttgatagttttgACAGGACCcataggcataacaccagacacaaacatctctacgacattcccgtgtccgactaaacctttacaaaaattcagtgtatgtcaaaggccctaaaatctggaacaccctacctgaaaactctagaactgctgacacattcatcaccttcaaaactaccgttagaaaacatcttatctccctcatacaccccgtcaactaactacatgaaaaccacctggtggttcacacttacactcactcactcacccatttgactataagcacagaaatacgtatcttaatcttaaaataatgattcctaactagtcataagtttgcatgtgatactccaatatagaaactatgtattatgccaaaacaaaagcatacacattgctaaactcacaaactagtatttagtcacttagtatttagtcaacttactccacgatttgtaataatttagggttaagaattaatctaagttcgCCCGAaacgcctagccatgctaggtgttctagtggccccctctgtaattagtattttattacatgtaaaccacacaataaccaaaatcggGTTGACCGTCAGACATTGTCACACACTGGTCGCTCAACGGGCGCTGGCGACGGAGTGTTGTGCTCGCTCTCTGTGTGAAAGTGTCTCCTTTCCTTTCGTGCGCTCATTTACCCTGGATATATTTGACAAAATGGAGTCTGAATCGGTTGTAACAGGAATTCAAGCCAACGGCGGCTCTAACGTTGAGTGGGACACCTCTCCAGCGGACGCCTCTAGCTCGGGGGCAATCGACCTGCGCTGTATCATAAACCCTTTGGTTGACCTGATCTACTGGCGTGATTTGAAGAAGACTGCTGTAGTTTTTGGAGCATTCCTTGCGCTCCTTATATCTCTGGCCTATGTATCCTTAATTTTTGTAGTGTCCTACACTTCGCTGATCGTCCTTACTGTAACCATTATCTATAGAGTTTACAAAAATATTATGCAGGCAATTCAGAAGCCTCAAGATGGACACCCTTTCAAGAGCCTCCTGGAATTGGATACTGACCTACCTCAAGAAAAGGCACGTGATTTCAGTGATGCCTTTGTGAATTGGTTCAACCCTGTCTTTTCTGAAATCAAACGACTTTTCCTTGTGGAAGATCTTGTTGACTGTCAAATTTGGTTGCTTGCTTTGGTGTCTGACATACGTTGGGTCTTGGTTCAACGGACTGACCTTGGTAACCCTGGCTGTGGTAGCACTCTTTACTCTCCTCAAGGTGTACGAACAAAACCAGGCTCAGATTGATCAGTATGTGGGCCTTGTTCGCAACCAGGTGAACGATGTCATGTCGAAGGTAAAGGCTGCTCTTCCGATTGGAAATAAAGAAAAGACCCAGTAAGAATGTTAGTCACGTGTGATATCCTGTGTGCATCTCTGTTTGTGTGCTACATCGAACCACTGGTGCGTTGCAGCATCTGCACCAACTTCGACATCTGCGTATTCTCGTCAGTATGCGAAGAGTGATCCCGGTGGAGAACCAACCTAGTGTTGTGGCCAACTGTGCACTACTCCCTTCCTTCACAATATGTTTTATGCTGGGAATATACCATATTGTAATTAATCCTGATAGTATGTGGACTTTGTTAAATTGCTAAAAGCTTTATCGTTTATAACCTGATATACAAGTTAATTAAAAAGACTGAAACCCAGCAAGCTGTTCTTGTGAGGTTTAAGGAGATTAGAGACTACTATTTTGTGAATAAAGAGGCACATAATGAATGAAATTGCCACTTCCAGCTGATACTACTAGTGCTATTGAGATGCTCAGTTGATGCTATCGTGCCTCTTGTCACCCTATTTCTGA carries:
- the LOC128689481 gene encoding LOW QUALITY PROTEIN: reticulon-1-A-like (The sequence of the model RefSeq protein was modified relative to this genomic sequence to represent the inferred CDS: inserted 2 bases in 1 codon) yields the protein MLGVLVAPSVISILLHVNHTITKIGLTVRHCHTLVAQRALATECCARSLCESVSFPFVRSFTLDIFDKMESESVVTGIQANGGSNVEWDTSPADASSSGAIDLRCIINPLVDLIYWRDLKKTAVVFGAFLALLISLAYVSLIFVVSYTSLIVLTVTIIYRVYKNIMQAIQKPQDGHPFKSLLELDTDLPQEKARDFSDAFVNWFNPVFSEIKRLFLVEDLVDXVKFGCLLWCLTYVGSWFNGLTLVTLAVVALFTLLKVYEQNQAQIDQYVGLVRNQVNDVMSKVKAALPIGNKEKTQ